A stretch of the Solanum dulcamara chromosome 6, daSolDulc1.2, whole genome shotgun sequence genome encodes the following:
- the LOC129891400 gene encoding uncharacterized protein LOC129891400, translated as MLGKLLPWSRMAPRHSRLISRRSHGKVLFVVLLILVPMLLFGIYLHFHKISYFFRPLWDKPPPPFERLPHYYAENVSMDNLCRLHGWTLRPEPRRVYDGIIFSNELDLLEIRWRELSPYVTKFVILEANTTFTGLPKPLYFSDHREQFAFAEDKIVHGVFPGRIASPELHEDPFKLEGQQRIAMNRLLHAAGIFEDDLLIMSDTDEIPSHHTIKLLQWCNGMPPVMHLELRHYMYSFEFPVDYSSWRASVHIYNRWTKYRHSRQTDVILSDAGWHCSFCFRNLQDFVFKMTGYSHADRVRRRNFLKYSRIQKLICEGADLYDMLPEEYSFQELIKKMGSIPRSASAVHLPSHVIENADKFRFLLPGGCKRSPR; from the coding sequence ATGTTAGGCAAACTTCTGCCGTGGTCTCGGATGGCCCCAAGACATTCCCGCCTTATCTCCAGACGATCTCATGGAAAAGTCCTTTTTGTCGTGCTCTTGATACTTGTACCAATGTTGCTCTTTGGCATTTACCTCCATTTCCATAAGATCTCCTATTTTTTCCGCCCACTTTGGGACAAACCTCCACCTCCATTCGAGCGTTTGCCACATTATTATGCTGAAAATGTTTCTATGGATAATCTTTGTCGCCTACATGGATGGACCCTACGTCCTGAACCACGTCGCGTATATGATGGGATCATATTCAGCAATGAGCTGGACTTGCTTGAAATAAGGTGGCGTGAACTCTCTCCCTATGTTACGAAATTTGTCATCTTGGAAGCCAACACCACTTTTACTGGACTTCCAAAGCCATTGTACTTCTCTGACCATCGGGAACAATTTGCATTTGCTGAGGATAAGATTGTACATGGTGTATTTCCTGGCCGTATTGCATCCCCTGAGTTACATGAAGATCCGTTTAAACTAGAAGGACAACAACGCATCGCAATGAACAGGTTACTTCATGCTGCTGGTATCTTTGAAGATGACCTTCTCATAATGTCAGACACTGATGAAATCCCAAGCCACCACACTATTAAACTCCTTCAGTGGTGTAACGGGATGCCTCCCGTGATGCATCTTGAACTTAGACATTACATGTACTCCTTCGAGTTCCCTGTTGACTATAGTAGCTGGCGTGCCAGTGTTCACATTTACAACAGGTGGACGAAATATAGACATTCCCGCCAAACAGATGTTATACTTTCTGATGCAGGGTGGCATTGCAGCTTTTGCTTCCGGAATCTGCAAGATTTTGTATTCAAAATGACTGGTTACAGTCACGCAGACAGAGTTCGACGTAGAAACTTCCTAAAGTATTCTAGGATTCAGAAGCTCATATGTGAGGGAGCTGATCTTTATGACATGTTACCTGAGGAGTATTCTTTTCAAGAATTGATCAAGAAAATGGGATCAATACCTCGATCAGCATCCGCGGTTCACCTTCCATCACACGTCATTGAAAACGCAGATAAGTTCCGATTCCTTCTCCCAGGAGGTTGTAAACGATCACCACGATGA